The Meiothermus sp. Pnk-1 DNA window GCCCGCGAGCCGGGCCAGCGCCAGGTGGAACTCGGTAGCCAGCTCAAGTTCCCGCTCGGGGTCGGGGGCCTCCTCCAGGCGGTCCAGGAGCCCGGCCGCCTCGAGGACCTCCGCGTGGCGGGCTGCGGCCCAGCGCACCGCGGCTGCCTCCAGTACGCTGCGGAAGGCAAAGGCCTCGGCCAGCTCGGCCAGGTCGAGGGGAGCCACCACGTAGCCTCGCCCAAAGCGGCGCACCAGCCCCTCGCGGGCCAGGCGCTCCAGGGCAGCGCGGACGGGTGTGCGGGAGACCCTCAGCAGTCCCGCGAGGCGCCGCTCGCCCAAAGCCTCCCCGGGGCGGAGCTCCAGAGAAAGGATGCGGCGCCGCAGCTGCCGATAGGCTTCCCCCGTTTGGGATGGGCTCATGAAACCTCCTTTGGAATACCGATATGGTATACCAAAAACCCCTGCCGGCGCAACTCCTCTCGAGCCGCAAAGCTCACCCTGGCAGTAAAGCCTTGGCTCTCGGTCACCGGAGGCTTCCAGGCGCCCACCCCGAACGGGCGGCTGAGCAGCCCTGGAGAGGGTGGGTGGGGTCGAGGCCGAGGATCAAACCGAGCTGCTCGGGCCGGGGAGGAAATAAGGTGGCGGAGTCCACGTCCAGAAGCTCCGCGGCCTCGCTATAGAACCTGTGACGTCCTCCCCCGAATTCATTCGGGGGCCTCCTCAAGAGGCACGCAGGTCCGACCTGCGCTTCGGTTCGTGGACCGTATGCCACCCCGGCCGGAATGACAAGACCACGGGCCGCGCCACGCGGCCACTACTCCCCTGGATGGGAGATACCTGGAATGCGCGCTCGTAGATGTTCAGCGCGCCGTTCACGTCCGCTTGGGCCGTCCACCCGCATGGGCAGCGGTACAGCCCGCGATGAATCCGGCTTGCCTCGCGCGCTTTCCCGCAACCATGGCAGGTGCGGGAGGTGCCCCGCTCGTCAACGTCGTCGCGCACGACGATACCCGCAAGCTCCGCCTTGTACCGGAGCATGTCGGGACATGCGGGGGTTCTCCCGCGACGGCGGCTTAACCTTTGCCCGCACCTTCTGCCAGTACCGCCGAACCGCCTTGAATCGCCGCGCCGTCCTCGAAGGCGGCGGCCATGTCCGCCGCCGAGCCTCGGGCGATGGTCGCGGGCGCACCGGGTAGCATACAAAGACATGACATACCCGGAATAGAGTCCCCATCGTATGTGCCTGAGAAAGCTCCTCGCCGCTTTGGTTTTGCTGGGCATGGCCGCCGCCCAGGGAAGCCTCACCCTGTACACCTCCGAGGTTTTGACGGATGTGAACGCCTTGGTGGCCGCTTTTCAGCGGGGAAACCCGGGGGTACAGGTGAAAGTTTTCCGTTCGGGCACCGGAGAGGTGGTGGCCAAGCTGCGGGCAGAGCTGGAGGCGGGCAACCCCCAACCCGACCTGATCTGGTTCGCCAACGAAGACTTTCTAAAAGAGCTGGCGGCTAAGGGATTGCTCCGTCGGGTACCTCCCACGGTGCCGGGCTACCCTTTGCAGTACGCACCGGGCGGGGGGCTCTACTACGAGGTGCGCCTTCTCTACAACGCCTTTGGCGTGAACCGCCAGAGGCTGCCCAAGGTCCCCACCTCCTGGCAGGACCTCCTAAGGCCCGAGTACCGGGGCCTCTTGGCGATGCCCGACCCCAACTACTCCGGCGGGGCGCTGGCCACGCTGGGGACCTTAGCGGATCGCCTGGGCGTAGACTACTTCAGGCGTTTGAAGGAGAGCGGCTTGCAGGTAGAGCAGTCCAACCCGGTGCTCCAGCAGAAGCTGTCTCGAGGGGAGTACGGCCTGGCCATCACCACCGACTTCGGCCTGCGGCAGGAGATAGCCAAGGGGGCTCCGCTGGAGGTGGTCTACCCCAGGGACGGGGCCATCCTGGTACCCACCCCCATCGCCGTAACCTCCTGGAGCAAAAACCCCGAGGCCGCCGCGGGCTTCCTCCGCTTCCTCCTCTCCCCCGAAGGCCAGCGGGTCTTCGCCGAGCGGGGCTACTATCCGGTGATGCCCGATGCTCCCCGACCCGGGGGAGCCCCGGAGAAGGTGGTGAGCGTCCGGGCCCGCTTCGCCGATGCGGCCATCCTGGGGCGGTTCAACGAGCTCATGGGGCTTAGGAGGTAGGCGATGCGCTGTCTCTTCCTGCTCGCTTTCCTTCCACTGGCCTTCGCCCAGGTATCCAAAAGCAGCCTCACCCTGTACGTGGCCGGGGCCCAGCTCCCCGATGTGAATGCCCTTTTGGAGGGTTTCCGAAGCGTGGAGCCAGGGGTGGAGGTCAAGGTTTTCCGTTCAGGGGCGGGAGAGGTGGCAGCCAAGCTGCGGGCGGAGCTGGAGGCGGGCAACCCCCAACCCGACCTGATCTGGTTGGTGGGAGAAGGGCTCTTCCGGGAACTTAGCCAGAAAAACCTGCTCCGCCGCGTGCCCCCTACCTTTCCGGGGCTACCCCTCCAGTATGTCTACGAAGGGGGCAAGTACTACGAAGTCCGCCTTCTTTATAACGTGCTGGCGGTGAACACCCGGGCATTACCCGAGGAACAATGGCCCCGCCTTTGGACAGACCTCTCCCGGCCCCGCTACAAGGGCCGGATAGCGATGGCCGACCCCAACTACTCGGGGCCCGCCCTGATGGCCCTGGGGGCTTTGGGCAGGCGGTACGGCCTCAGCTACTTCGAGGGCCTGGGGGCCAACGGGATGCAGGTAGAGCAGTCCAACCCGGTGCTCCAGCAGAAGCTGGCCCGGGGGGAGTACGCCATCGCCCTCACCAACGATTACGGGGTGCGGCAGGAGCTGGAGAAGGGGGCTCCCCTCGCCATCGTCTACCCGCAGGATGGCGCCATCCTGGCCCCCACCCCCATCGGGATCCCTACGTGGAGCAAGAACCCCCTCATGGCCGAACGGTTCTTGGCCTTCCTCCTCTCCCCCAAGGGGCAGGCCATCTTCGCCGAGCGGGGCTACTATCCGGTGATGCCGGACGCCCCCAGGCCCAAGGGAGCCCCAGCCCGCCTGGTCTCCCTGCGGGGAGAGGAGGCTAGCCCAGATCTGCTCGAGCGTTTCAACGCCCTCTTCAACCTCCGCCGATGACGAGGTACCTCCCTCTCCCCTGGGCCCTGGCCCTGCCTGCCCTCCTCCTACCCTTTCTGGTCCTCTCCGTCCGGGGAGCCCAGCACCTGGGGGCCGCCCTCGAGGCCTGGGACGTGGCCCTGAACAGCCTCCTCCTGGCCCTAGCGGGAACCCTGCTGGTGCTAGGGGTGGCGCTGGGCCTAGCCCTCCTGGCCCTTTGGGGCGGGGTGGGGCGGGGCCTCGAGGCGCTCCTCCTCCTCTCCTTCTACATTCCGCCCTTCGTCACCGGGATAGGCCTCCTCTTCACCTTTCAGTCCTTCGGCCTGAAGGCCTACGGGGTGGGGGGGATCCTCCTCGGCTGGACCCTCCACTACGCCCCCATGGCCTATGCCCTTCTCCGCCCCTCCCTGGAGCACCTCCTCCCCCTCCTGCGGGCAGCCCGGGTCCACGGGGTGGCGAGCGGGCGACGGCTTCGGGTCCTCCTTCCCCCGCTTTTCCCGGCCCTCCTCGCGGCGGGAGGACTGGTCTATCTGGCGCTCCTGGGGAACTTCGGCATCCCTGCGGTTTTGGGCCTGCCCCAGCGGGTCTACGTCCTCCCCACCCTGGCCTACGCCCGCCTCAACAGCCCCCTCGGCCAGGACCCGCTGGGCGAGGCCATGGCCATGGGCCTATGGCTGGGCCTCCTGGCCCTGCCCGCCCTCCTGCTCCGCCCCAGGCCCATCTTGGAAGCCGCCTCGAAAGAAGGCCTGGCCCCCAGGCCCCTTTTCCGCCTGGCCTTCGCCCTCTACGCGCTTTTGGCCCTACTGCTGGCCTCCTGGGGCCTCTTTCGGGAAGCCTTCTTCAACCCCTACACCGGGGCCTGGGAGCCGGCCTTCCGCGCAGCCCTGGAGCTACCTCTGGTGCGGCAGGGCCTCGGGAACTCTTTCCTCCTGGCCGTCTCCAGCGCCTCCGCCCTGCTCCTCCTGGCCCTCGCCCTGCGGCCCTTCCCCGGGGCCCTAAGCCGGGTGCGGGCGGCCCTGGACCTCCATCACACCCTGCCGGGCACCCTCCTGGGCCTGGGGCTGATCCTGCTCCTGGCCCCCACCCCGCTTTACGCCAGCGTCTGGCTGCTTTTTTTGGCCTACCTGCTCCACTTCGCCAGCCTCGCCCTGCGGGCCTTGGAGGCGGGGGCGCGGGTGGAGGCCGGGGTGGTCTCGGCCCGGGTGCACGGCCTCTCCCCCCTTCGGGCCTGGCTCCGGGTGGGCTACCCGCTCCTGCTGCCCCAGGCCCGGGCCGCTTTCTTTCTCGTCTTTCCCCTGGCCCTCGCCGAGGTCACCCTCTCGGCCCTCCTCTACGCCCCGGGGGCGGAGA harbors:
- a CDS encoding GntR family transcriptional regulator, with amino-acid sequence MSPSQTGEAYRQLRRRILSLELRPGEALGERRLAGLLRVSRTPVRAALERLAREGLVRRFGRGYVVAPLDLAELAEAFAFRSVLEAAAVRWAAARHAEVLEAAGLLDRLEEAPDPERELELATEFHLALARLAGNRFLVEALAGVLPGIYRARFVEAFSPEGRAQAHREHRRILELVREGRGEEAAALVQAHLERAYVRLLESLERSYRGLLAAGAEVRR
- a CDS encoding transposase; the encoded protein is MLRYKAELAGIVVRDDVDERGTSRTCHGCGKAREASRIHRGLYRCPCGWTAQADVNGALNIYERAFQVSPIQGSSGRVARPVVLSFRPGWHTVHEPKRRSDLRAS
- a CDS encoding ABC transporter substrate-binding protein, encoding MCLRKLLAALVLLGMAAAQGSLTLYTSEVLTDVNALVAAFQRGNPGVQVKVFRSGTGEVVAKLRAELEAGNPQPDLIWFANEDFLKELAAKGLLRRVPPTVPGYPLQYAPGGGLYYEVRLLYNAFGVNRQRLPKVPTSWQDLLRPEYRGLLAMPDPNYSGGALATLGTLADRLGVDYFRRLKESGLQVEQSNPVLQQKLSRGEYGLAITTDFGLRQEIAKGAPLEVVYPRDGAILVPTPIAVTSWSKNPEAAAGFLRFLLSPEGQRVFAERGYYPVMPDAPRPGGAPEKVVSVRARFADAAILGRFNELMGLRR
- a CDS encoding ABC transporter substrate-binding protein — encoded protein: MRCLFLLAFLPLAFAQVSKSSLTLYVAGAQLPDVNALLEGFRSVEPGVEVKVFRSGAGEVAAKLRAELEAGNPQPDLIWLVGEGLFRELSQKNLLRRVPPTFPGLPLQYVYEGGKYYEVRLLYNVLAVNTRALPEEQWPRLWTDLSRPRYKGRIAMADPNYSGPALMALGALGRRYGLSYFEGLGANGMQVEQSNPVLQQKLARGEYAIALTNDYGVRQELEKGAPLAIVYPQDGAILAPTPIGIPTWSKNPLMAERFLAFLLSPKGQAIFAERGYYPVMPDAPRPKGAPARLVSLRGEEASPDLLERFNALFNLRR
- a CDS encoding ABC transporter permease, with the translated sequence MTRYLPLPWALALPALLLPFLVLSVRGAQHLGAALEAWDVALNSLLLALAGTLLVLGVALGLALLALWGGVGRGLEALLLLSFYIPPFVTGIGLLFTFQSFGLKAYGVGGILLGWTLHYAPMAYALLRPSLEHLLPLLRAARVHGVASGRRLRVLLPPLFPALLAAGGLVYLALLGNFGIPAVLGLPQRVYVLPTLAYARLNSPLGQDPLGEAMAMGLWLGLLALPALLLRPRPILEAASKEGLAPRPLFRLAFALYALLALLLASWGLFREAFFNPYTGAWEPAFRAALELPLVRQGLGNSFLLAVSSASALLLLALALRPFPGALSRVRAALDLHHTLPGTLLGLGLILLLAPTPLYASVWLLFLAYLLHFASLALRALEAGARVEAGVVSARVHGLSPLRAWLRVGYPLLLPQARAAFFLVFPLALAEVTLSALLYAPGAETVGVAVLSALNGGLYREVAAVGLCLGLFSATALFALGGKRW